ccggCTGGTTGTAGAGCACCGGTCAACAGACTCCTGGGGGAAATCGTTTTTCCTCCGGACTCTGAGGTCTCTGCCCAGACCCCCTCCCAGGAGAGGTCAGAGCCTTAGGGTTGTGCttacccctcccaccccaggatgTCAGGGCTCAGAAATTGCTCAGCTGAGCCCCTCAGCTTCAGGTGAGAAAGCTCCCCCAAGGTACACCTGACCATCTCGATGCTTTTACCTGCCCTGTCCCCTGTGGGGACGGGGGCCCTTGGGGAAAAAGTAATGAACGATGGGGAGCCCCTGACCTGTGGAGCCCTCCTTGGACTGTTTTTACCCCCAGAACTGGGTGGTTTAATCATCCCCTTGCCGCTCCGAGCGCTGGTTTCTTCTACCAAGAGCTCTGGCTTCCCACGTAGTGCTGGTGAtaatccacttgctaatgcaggagatgcaagagacacgggtttgattcctgggttgggaagatgccctgcaggaggaaagggcatcgccctccagtattcttgcctgaaaagttccatgggcagaggagcctgccaggctacagtacatgaggtggcaaagactGAAACACcgctgaacacacacatacacaccaccagGAACCTTCCTTTCAGGTCAGTGTGAAAGTAGCTCCTGAAACCAGGCATCTGGTCTACCACCCACCGCCTGGCTTCCATCCACCCAGCTCTCAGGCCGCTAGCACCTGGACCCCCAGCGGGCCAGGACAGACACCTCCACTGGCCATGCCACTCCCAGTCCCTCTGCGCCATCTCTACTGGGCCTTTATTTTCCTGATCCAGAGGCCTCAGGGATGCTCAGCTTCCCGCCCCGGCCTGTTGGCTACTTGGGGGTCCGGATGAGGGTGTGATAGACGGGCTTGACAATGAGGTGGAGATGCAGGGCGTTCTCCACCAGGTACTCGGAGTTGCGCCGCTGCAGGTCGGCGTGCGCCAGGAAGTCGCCGGCCTCCTCGCTGCTCTGGTGGAAGCTGTAGGCGTGGCGGACCAGCAGGCGGCCGTGGTGGCGCGCCCCCACCAGCACGGTCTTCTGGAAGCTCACGCCCGCCGCGTCGCCGCCGCTGCTGGCCGGCGTGACCACCAGCCGCGGCCGGCCGTCCTCAGGGCGTGCGAGGGGCAGCGCGGTGCCCGTGGCGTCCGCGTAGACGGGCCGCAGGCTTACCGGCAGCCAGCGTGGAGAGAAGAGCACGTTCCAGGTGACACGGCGGCCCGAGTCGTGGCCGCTTGGGCCCAGCTGCGTCTGGAAGCTGGTGCTGCGATCGTCGCGGGCAGGGTTGTTGATGACCCACGGGGCGCCCCAGGCGGGCGCGAGGTAGTTGCGGGGCAGGAAGGCGCTGCCGTTGACGTCGAAAAACTTGGCGTAGTGCAGCGGCGAGGCGGCGTGGAACTGGTAGGCCTGAAGGAGCAGGTCGGCCACCGCCGGGCCATGGCGCGCCAGGGCGGCCGAGCGCGCCTGAAGCTGGAACAGCTGCGCCGGAGGGATCATGGGGTAACGGATGGCGCGCAGCGCGCGCTCGGCTACGGCCGGCGGCGGCCGCGCGCGGCCCAGCCACGCCTCCAGCGCCTGGAAGAGCTCCAGCTCGTCCTGCAGCACGAGGTCCGAGCGCGGGAGCAGCTGCGCCAGCAGCTCAGGGCTCACGGCGCCCCACTCGGCGCTCCCCGCCACGGCCGACAGGTTCCAGGCCAGGAACTGCAGGCAGCTCTGGCGCAGGGCCTCGTCCCCGGTGCTCACCGCGTAGTGGTACCAGCCCACCGCCGGGCCCGCGCCGCCCGCCAGGTGCGCGCGCATATAGTCGGCCACGCCCCGCTGCAAGGAGGCCACGCGGTACTTGGTGGCCAGCTGGTGCAGGGGGATGGCCTGCGCCAGCAGCACGGTCAGCTCTCCGCAGTAGAGGTACCTGCCAGAGAGGTGCAGAGATGGAGCGCGGTCAGGGCGGCCAGCGGTTACCCTACCCAGCGCTGCCTCCTGAGTCCCGAGGGTACCCGGCCTTGGGCAGACAGTATTGTCATTAAGGGAGCCAACAGAAGGACCTTCCCACGCGCATCCTACTTCACCGCCTCTTCTCTCCGGTTTCTCGTGGGACGTGGAAATAAGCAAGCATTTATCGagcacaggtggctcagtggtgaagcatccgcctgccaatttAGGGGacgcaggttctgtccctgggtcaggaagatcctctggagtaggaaatggctaccccctccagtatccttgcctggaaaataccatggacacataagcctcgtgggctacagcccatggggtcccaaagagtcggacaggacttaccTGACTGAGTACGTCAATGATTCCTATATTGAGCGCCCACTGAGTGATTGAGCTCTGTGCTAGGGCAAGAAAGATGTATCTCCTACCTTCACCAGGTGTACAGTGTGGGTTCGGATTCATATTCCGCCAGTTACTTGCTATAAGAGTGGGCAAGCCATTTAACTTCA
This portion of the Bubalus bubalis isolate 160015118507 breed Murrah chromosome 3, NDDB_SH_1, whole genome shotgun sequence genome encodes:
- the LOC112583598 gene encoding BTB/POZ domain-containing protein 17 is translated as MRRLGSAKPGSWASFWAMLALVGLVTRAAQKADVGGESAGTSINHSQMLLQRLQELLRQGNASDVVLRVQAMGTDEVRVFHAHRLLLGLQSEQFRELLSNQSEVVLQESPDCAAVFDKFIRYLYCGELTVLLAQAIPLHQLATKYRVASLQRGVADYMRAHLAGGAGPAVGWYHYAVSTGDEALRQSCLQFLAWNLSAVAGSAEWGAVSPELLAQLLPRSDLVLQDELELFQALEAWLGRARPPPAVAERALRAIRYPMIPPAQLFQLQARSAALARHGPAVADLLLQAYQFHAASPLHYAKFFDVNGSAFLPRNYLAPAWGAPWVINNPARDDRSTSFQTQLGPSGHDSGRRVTWNVLFSPRWLPVSLRPVYADATGTALPLARPEDGRPRLVVTPASSGGDAAGVSFQKTVLVGARHHGRLLVRHAYSFHQSSEEAGDFLAHADLQRRNSEYLVENALHLHLIVKPVYHTLIRTPK